One segment of Microscilla marina ATCC 23134 DNA contains the following:
- a CDS encoding BatA domain-containing protein → MNFVYPLFLWALVALAIPIAIHLFNFRKVKRVYFTNVVLLKDVKTETNSFRRVKQFLILLSRLGMVAALVLAFAQPFIPSKNQKDIQNLSGLVGMYLDNSYSMQSELGNDKYFDLASVYIADLVKVFPKDARFQLITNNFENKEQFPIPANEIADRLTETKFSNAYRSLPSLYKRQSSLLDRYSNNKKNQVFWFSDFQKSTAGDLNKVQLDTSNQYYIVPIKSEKTSNIMIDSVWLENPFIKELESNRVNVRLKSFSQDNYPNLVLKLFLDGKQVSTTSAELPANATAVTSFNFTVNGKGWKAGKITFEDFPVTFDNEYFFTLNASTSINILHLHEKNPTRYIQNLYSNEKVFKLNSQNVNTLDYNRIKASDLIILNELNNIEGALVTALREFVQKGGSLVVFPAAKPGNSYGGFLGGLRVSGFKTQTPNKDSLKRTSNNTLAVPNTSNPFFKGMFNNIPRNMNMPFASAVISWNNLGNNVFTYKNRRPFMSQFGVGRGKVYLCAAPLNGDYSSLAKHAIFVPVMYKIASASKTTGERLAYTFQEKTLRLKVSNPAKNQVYKLVKDKLEIVPAQRIIGDELLLEMPAQALEAGYYKLMLNGKQQGLIAFNYGKAESDLNYYSMEELKNTFAKAKNVQVYDFSKQGKDFITEFKAKNIQVNLWKYFIVAALAFLLIETLLIRFL, encoded by the coding sequence ATGAACTTTGTATATCCCCTGTTCCTGTGGGCGTTAGTGGCACTAGCTATTCCAATCGCCATTCATTTATTCAATTTTAGAAAAGTAAAACGGGTATATTTTACCAATGTAGTACTACTCAAAGATGTAAAAACCGAAACTAATTCATTTCGACGGGTCAAACAATTTCTCATTTTATTATCCCGTTTGGGTATGGTGGCAGCTTTGGTGTTGGCATTTGCCCAACCATTTATCCCCAGCAAAAACCAAAAAGATATTCAAAACCTGAGTGGGTTGGTGGGTATGTACCTCGACAACTCTTACAGTATGCAAAGCGAGTTGGGCAACGATAAGTATTTTGACCTTGCCTCGGTATACATAGCCGATCTGGTAAAGGTTTTCCCTAAAGATGCCCGCTTTCAGCTAATCACCAACAACTTTGAAAATAAAGAGCAGTTTCCTATTCCTGCCAACGAAATAGCCGATCGGCTGACCGAAACGAAGTTTTCTAATGCTTACCGCAGCCTTCCCTCATTGTATAAGCGCCAAAGTAGCTTGCTGGACAGGTACTCAAACAATAAAAAGAATCAGGTGTTTTGGTTTTCCGACTTTCAGAAAAGTACTGCCGGAGATTTAAACAAGGTACAACTAGACACTTCCAACCAATACTATATAGTACCTATCAAGTCAGAAAAAACATCTAACATTATGATAGATTCGGTGTGGCTGGAAAACCCCTTTATCAAAGAGCTGGAAAGCAACCGGGTAAATGTACGCTTAAAAAGTTTTAGTCAAGACAACTACCCCAACCTGGTGCTCAAGCTTTTTCTTGACGGCAAGCAAGTGTCTACCACCAGCGCCGAACTACCCGCCAACGCTACTGCAGTCACCAGTTTTAATTTTACGGTAAACGGTAAAGGTTGGAAGGCAGGTAAAATCACCTTTGAAGACTTTCCGGTAACGTTTGACAATGAATACTTCTTTACGCTCAATGCCTCTACCTCTATCAATATTTTGCATTTGCACGAAAAGAACCCTACCAGGTACATTCAAAACCTGTACAGCAACGAAAAGGTATTTAAGCTCAATAGTCAAAATGTAAATACCCTGGACTACAACCGCATCAAAGCATCGGATTTGATCATACTCAACGAGCTCAACAACATTGAAGGGGCCTTGGTGACTGCTTTACGCGAATTTGTTCAAAAAGGAGGAAGCCTGGTGGTATTTCCAGCCGCCAAGCCGGGGAATTCTTACGGTGGTTTTCTGGGAGGTTTAAGGGTGAGCGGTTTCAAAACTCAAACTCCCAACAAAGACTCTCTTAAAAGAACCAGCAATAACACACTGGCAGTACCCAATACAAGCAATCCGTTTTTTAAGGGGATGTTTAACAACATTCCCCGCAACATGAACATGCCCTTTGCCAGTGCTGTAATAAGCTGGAACAACCTTGGCAACAATGTATTTACCTACAAAAACCGTCGTCCGTTTATGTCGCAGTTTGGGGTAGGGCGTGGCAAAGTATATTTGTGTGCAGCACCGCTCAATGGCGACTATAGCAGTCTTGCCAAACACGCTATCTTTGTACCAGTCATGTATAAAATAGCTTCAGCAAGCAAAACTACGGGTGAACGCCTTGCCTATACTTTTCAGGAAAAAACGCTGCGACTGAAGGTAAGTAACCCCGCCAAAAATCAAGTGTACAAACTGGTAAAGGACAAGCTGGAGATTGTACCAGCTCAACGTATTATTGGCGATGAACTATTGCTCGAAATGCCCGCCCAGGCACTGGAAGCAGGCTATTATAAACTCATGCTGAATGGCAAGCAGCAAGGGCTGATTGCCTTTAATTATGGCAAGGCAGAGTCTGACCTGAACTACTACAGCATGGAGGAGCTTAAGAATACTTTTGCCAAAGCGAAAAATGTGCAGGTATACGATTTCTCTAAACAAGGCAAAGATTTTATTACGGAGTTTAAAGCCAAAAATATTCAGGTAAACCTGTGGAAGTATTTTATCGTTGCTGCCCTGGCATTTTTGCTTATCGAAACTTTGTTGATTAGGTTTTTGTAG
- a CDS encoding Ppx/GppA phosphatase family protein: protein MKPLQFMLQQRVAVIDLGTNTFHLLIAETTKQGFQKLYSDKVPVKIGEGGISEGMITNEAQTRALAAIDKINDILQQYKVPESKIWVVATSAFRSAKNGQALADTIEERTGFKVDIIDGSKEAEYIYFGAKTALDIGDTTSLIMDIGGGSVEFIIANQKRIFWKQSFEIGGQRLLDQFMRTDPITELDIQRMNIFLEEKLWGMSEVVFNYSPKMLIGCSGTFDTLTEINDARYPKGQSTRLSKTESEMDLDDFHEVYQALVWKGRSERLKVKGMVEMRADMIVVAVCLIRFIMDRYDLEHIRMSSYSLKEGLLSKMLGEMMD from the coding sequence TTGAAACCTTTACAATTTATGCTACAACAACGGGTAGCCGTCATAGATTTAGGAACCAACACATTCCACCTTTTAATTGCCGAAACCACCAAGCAGGGCTTTCAGAAACTATATTCAGATAAGGTACCCGTAAAGATTGGAGAAGGGGGGATTTCTGAAGGCATGATTACCAACGAAGCCCAAACCCGCGCCCTGGCAGCCATAGACAAGATCAATGATATACTGCAGCAATACAAAGTACCCGAAAGCAAAATATGGGTAGTGGCTACCAGTGCTTTTCGTAGTGCCAAAAACGGGCAGGCACTTGCCGATACTATAGAAGAACGCACTGGCTTTAAAGTAGATATTATAGATGGAAGCAAAGAGGCCGAATACATTTATTTTGGGGCAAAAACAGCCCTGGACATTGGCGACACTACATCGTTGATTATGGACATTGGCGGGGGAAGCGTAGAGTTTATCATTGCCAATCAGAAACGTATTTTTTGGAAACAAAGTTTTGAAATTGGCGGACAACGCCTGCTCGACCAGTTTATGCGTACCGACCCTATTACCGAGTTGGACATTCAGCGAATGAATATATTTTTAGAAGAAAAGCTCTGGGGAATGAGCGAGGTGGTGTTCAATTATTCGCCCAAGATGCTGATTGGTTGCTCTGGTACTTTTGACACCCTCACCGAAATAAACGACGCCCGATACCCCAAAGGGCAAAGTACGCGCTTGTCAAAAACCGAGTCGGAAATGGATTTAGACGACTTTCATGAGGTATACCAGGCGTTGGTTTGGAAAGGCCGCAGCGAACGCCTAAAGGTAAAGGGAATGGTAGAAATGCGCGCCGATATGATTGTAGTGGCGGTGTGTCTGATTCGCTTTATTATGGATCGTTACGACCTTGAGCATATCAGAATGTCGTCTTACTCGCTCAAAGAAGGTTTGTTGAGCAAAATGTTGGGCGAGATGATGGATTAG
- a CDS encoding LysE family translocator, translated as MTYILHFILGFAASFLGTLPFGPINLSMVDTTLKGGLRVGLRFSVAAALVEIAQSLFAYSFGMLITRYLEHNVWIQLTVFVVLFAIGAVFFTRKEKEDASVESGRKISPFARGAIVGLLNPQALPFWVAVIAALKSSHWLSFAVWDFILLFLLGVSLGKLVALLLYGKLSLWIVQRISSLSHWMNRIIGSIFILLALIQVAKMFS; from the coding sequence ATGACTTATATTTTACACTTTATTCTAGGGTTTGCGGCCAGTTTTCTGGGTACGTTGCCCTTTGGACCCATCAACCTCTCTATGGTAGATACCACCCTCAAAGGCGGCTTAAGGGTAGGTCTGCGGTTTTCGGTAGCGGCTGCCCTGGTCGAAATTGCCCAATCGTTGTTTGCCTATAGCTTTGGTATGCTTATTACCCGTTATCTTGAACACAATGTATGGATCCAGCTCACAGTATTTGTAGTATTGTTTGCTATTGGGGCAGTTTTTTTTACGCGCAAAGAAAAAGAAGACGCCAGTGTAGAAAGCGGTCGAAAAATATCGCCTTTTGCCAGGGGAGCCATTGTAGGGTTGCTCAATCCGCAGGCATTGCCCTTTTGGGTAGCCGTCATAGCAGCCCTCAAATCATCACATTGGTTAAGTTTTGCCGTGTGGGACTTTATCCTCTTGTTTTTGCTGGGAGTATCTTTGGGCAAGTTGGTTGCTTTGTTACTCTATGGCAAACTCAGTTTGTGGATCGTACAACGCATTTCGTCGCTGAGCCACTGGATGAACCGCATCATTGGCAGTATTTTTATTTTGCTGGCGCTTATTCAAGTGGCTAAAATGTTTAGTTAA
- a CDS encoding TonB-dependent receptor gives MIKFTKHFIFVAIMLISSLAWAQSGKISGRVFDKKNNESIPFATVVIQGTSNGVTTDIDGKYALTGLKGGLYNLEVSYIGFKKKVVFEVEVTPARPAIANIGLEEETTKLETVTVTASSSFLKTTESPVSLRTIGTNEIKRNPGGNRDISKVIRTLPGVAAVPAFRNDVIVRGGAPNENRFFLDGIEVPNINHFATQGSSGGPVGLINVDFIREVEFYSGAFPANRGNALSSVLEFKQKDGRTDRWTANGIVSATDVGITLEGPVTKNSSVILSARRSYLQFLFAALELPFLPTYNDFQLKYKHKFGKKSQLSIIGLGAIDQFRLNLDANDTEEQRYTLNNLPVTEQWNYTIGAKYDWFRENGSYSLIVSRNALNNNLYKHPGNDESLPRILDYKSREIENKFRLEDYIEAGGWKLNLSLQYELAQYTNSTDNQVVIPNSAPITKSVQSELDINKWGASVQVSRSFFEDKLALSLGLRADANDYSEEMSNLANQLSPRFSASYSFTPTFSWNFNTGIYYQLPAYTILGYKEGDTFVNKANDIKYIKNSQLVTGFEYNLPASNTRITVEGFYKFYENYPFLIREQISLANLGADFGVIGNDPVNSSSVGRAYGLELLVQRKFSKGIYGILAYTLVRSEFKDRNDEFVASAWDNRHILSLTGGYKFGNNWEFGTRILFSGGAPFTPFDLNATLTPANWDIAGQGIPDYTRLNTERNSAFYQVDVRLDKKWFFKKWSLNVFFDIQNVTNAQVQFQDNIDVVRDDQGNPVRDPNNPNLYQGKFLDNIAGNVLPSIGIIVEL, from the coding sequence ATGATAAAATTTACAAAGCACTTCATTTTTGTAGCAATTATGCTGATAAGTTCGCTTGCCTGGGCCCAAAGTGGTAAGATAAGCGGACGGGTATTCGACAAGAAAAACAACGAAAGTATTCCTTTTGCTACAGTGGTTATTCAGGGTACGTCTAACGGAGTAACTACCGATATAGACGGCAAGTATGCCCTTACCGGGCTCAAGGGAGGTTTGTATAACCTGGAAGTGTCTTACATTGGTTTTAAGAAAAAGGTGGTGTTCGAAGTAGAGGTTACTCCAGCCCGCCCAGCTATAGCAAACATAGGGTTAGAAGAAGAAACCACCAAGTTGGAAACAGTGACCGTAACGGCAAGCTCTAGTTTTCTGAAAACCACCGAAAGCCCCGTGTCATTGCGTACCATTGGTACCAACGAAATTAAAAGAAACCCTGGTGGCAACCGTGACATTTCTAAGGTGATCAGGACTTTGCCTGGGGTGGCAGCAGTACCCGCTTTTCGCAACGATGTGATTGTAAGAGGGGGCGCTCCCAACGAAAACCGTTTCTTTTTGGATGGCATAGAAGTTCCCAATATCAACCACTTTGCTACCCAGGGTTCATCGGGTGGTCCGGTGGGGCTTATCAATGTGGACTTTATCAGAGAGGTAGAGTTTTATTCGGGTGCCTTTCCGGCAAACCGGGGCAATGCCTTAAGTTCTGTACTGGAGTTTAAACAAAAAGATGGGCGCACCGACCGCTGGACAGCCAACGGAATTGTAAGTGCTACCGACGTGGGCATTACGCTTGAAGGACCAGTGACCAAAAACTCAAGTGTGATTCTTTCGGCGCGTCGCTCCTACCTACAGTTTTTATTTGCTGCCTTAGAGCTGCCCTTTTTACCTACTTACAACGACTTCCAGCTCAAGTACAAGCACAAATTTGGCAAGAAAAGCCAGCTGAGTATTATTGGCCTGGGGGCAATTGACCAGTTTAGGCTCAACCTGGATGCCAACGACACCGAAGAACAGCGCTATACCTTAAACAACCTACCCGTAACCGAGCAATGGAACTATACTATAGGTGCCAAGTATGACTGGTTTCGTGAAAACGGCAGCTATTCGTTGATTGTGAGCCGAAATGCGTTGAACAATAACTTGTACAAACACCCGGGCAACGACGAAAGCCTGCCCCGTATTTTAGATTACAAATCGCGGGAGATTGAAAACAAGTTTAGGCTGGAAGATTACATAGAAGCCGGGGGCTGGAAACTAAACCTGTCGTTGCAATATGAGTTGGCACAATACACCAACAGTACCGACAACCAAGTAGTGATTCCTAATAGTGCTCCCATTACCAAAAGCGTACAATCGGAACTAGACATTAATAAATGGGGCGCTTCGGTACAGGTGAGTCGTTCGTTTTTTGAAGATAAGCTCGCACTATCTTTAGGTTTGCGTGCCGATGCCAACGATTACTCAGAAGAGATGAGTAACCTTGCCAACCAATTGTCGCCGCGTTTTTCGGCATCGTATAGCTTTACCCCTACTTTTTCGTGGAACTTCAACACGGGTATTTATTATCAACTGCCTGCTTATACTATTTTGGGCTACAAAGAAGGCGATACCTTTGTCAATAAGGCCAACGATATTAAATACATTAAAAACTCGCAGTTGGTGACTGGTTTTGAGTACAACCTTCCGGCAAGCAACACCCGAATAACTGTAGAAGGTTTTTATAAATTTTATGAAAACTACCCCTTTCTTATCAGAGAGCAAATCTCACTTGCAAACCTGGGAGCCGATTTTGGTGTCATAGGCAACGACCCTGTAAACTCATCGTCGGTAGGGCGCGCTTATGGTCTGGAGCTACTCGTACAACGCAAGTTTAGCAAGGGCATTTATGGTATTTTGGCTTACACGCTGGTACGTAGTGAGTTCAAAGACCGTAACGATGAGTTTGTGGCGTCTGCCTGGGACAACCGACATATACTTAGCTTGACTGGTGGTTATAAGTTTGGCAACAACTGGGAGTTTGGTACCCGTATCTTGTTTTCGGGAGGGGCACCCTTTACACCATTTGACCTAAACGCTACGCTTACCCCTGCCAACTGGGACATTGCCGGGCAGGGCATTCCTGACTATACCCGATTGAACACCGAACGAAACAGTGCTTTTTATCAGGTAGATGTTCGTTTAGATAAAAAATGGTTTTTTAAGAAGTGGAGCTTGAATGTGTTCTTTGATATTCAGAATGTAACCAATGCGCAGGTACAGTTTCAAGACAATATAGATGTGGTACGCGACGATCAAGGCAACCCGGTAAGAGATCCCAACAACCCCAACCTGTATCAGGGGAAGTTTTTAGACAATATTGCAGGCAATGTGTTGCCTAGCATAGGTATCATTGTAGAACTATGA
- a CDS encoding MarR family winged helix-turn-helix transcriptional regulator, translating to MHKRYKLISDLVRLTARFEEEVSDQELDIMNFTAWLNDQVQGNEELAKDENSRTYPAPSLDVQLSSVVGYLYRYAKHYSKKALKDSPLTTLDDYVFLATVMIKPGMTKSEVIQEHLLEITSGAEILKRLQKHGFIEDYENPDDKRSKKLKVTSAGMQALQTAQADMSQAAQIVGGNLSDQEKMRVLQIGYKLKAFHDEIHAEDKKSPLKDILDKYFE from the coding sequence ATGCATAAAAGGTATAAATTGATCAGCGATTTGGTGCGTCTTACCGCAAGGTTTGAAGAAGAAGTATCAGATCAGGAATTAGATATTATGAATTTTACTGCCTGGCTCAACGATCAGGTGCAAGGCAATGAGGAACTTGCCAAAGATGAAAACTCGCGCACATACCCTGCTCCCAGTTTAGATGTGCAGCTGTCTTCGGTGGTGGGTTATTTGTATAGGTATGCCAAACATTATAGTAAAAAAGCCTTGAAAGACTCGCCACTCACTACATTGGACGACTATGTTTTTTTGGCAACAGTGATGATAAAACCAGGCATGACCAAATCGGAGGTAATACAAGAGCATTTACTTGAGATTACGTCAGGGGCTGAAATACTGAAACGTTTGCAAAAACATGGGTTTATAGAAGATTATGAAAATCCAGACGACAAACGATCTAAGAAACTTAAGGTAACCTCCGCTGGAATGCAGGCACTACAAACTGCCCAGGCTGATATGAGTCAGGCTGCCCAAATTGTAGGGGGTAACTTAAGCGATCAGGAAAAAATGAGGGTATTACAGATAGGGTACAAGCTGAAGGCGTTTCACGATGAAATACACGCGGAGGATAAAAAATCGCCTTTAAAAGATATTTTGGATAAGTATTTTGAGTGA
- a CDS encoding formylglycine-generating enzyme family protein, producing the protein MMNVLNKQKKHILASATYMFVLLISTLSQATAQSNPPQTLPVPPNTVWLQDSLFIDKTEMANIHWAEYLQFIRKEVAQKRLTPAFYQTQTPDTNITVINGVNRLHHPAYRWQPVVGIGYEQALRFCEWRSIVASQVYNRANPAPQGLYWQFTYRLPTIKEWEKAAAGELDVSLYPYGLTRLFAITTKKPVMMHPPAPLINYRDHKTKLFALKKVESYAPNGLGIYQMIGNVAEMTATKGIAKGGSWRHRKAACKIRKSQRYFVPDNWVGFRCVCEVKLVDKAKHSTRETEVK; encoded by the coding sequence ATGATGAATGTATTAAATAAGCAAAAAAAGCACATTTTAGCAAGTGCTACCTACATGTTTGTGCTGCTTATAAGCACATTGAGCCAAGCGACTGCCCAGTCAAACCCACCCCAAACATTGCCTGTGCCCCCCAATACTGTTTGGCTTCAGGATAGCTTGTTTATAGACAAAACCGAGATGGCCAATATTCATTGGGCAGAATATTTACAGTTTATACGCAAAGAAGTTGCTCAAAAACGGTTAACACCAGCTTTTTATCAAACCCAAACTCCTGATACCAACATCACTGTTATCAATGGGGTAAACCGCCTTCACCACCCCGCCTATCGTTGGCAACCAGTAGTAGGTATCGGTTATGAGCAAGCCCTGCGTTTTTGCGAGTGGAGGTCTATAGTGGCCTCTCAGGTATACAATCGGGCAAACCCTGCCCCCCAAGGTTTGTATTGGCAGTTTACCTACCGTTTGCCTACAATCAAAGAGTGGGAAAAAGCTGCTGCTGGAGAGTTAGATGTTTCATTGTATCCTTATGGGCTTACCCGCTTGTTTGCTATAACTACTAAAAAACCCGTAATGATGCACCCTCCTGCGCCGTTGATCAATTACCGTGACCATAAAACCAAGTTGTTTGCGCTTAAAAAAGTAGAAAGTTATGCACCCAATGGTTTGGGTATCTATCAGATGATTGGCAACGTAGCAGAAATGACCGCTACCAAAGGTATTGCCAAAGGGGGTAGTTGGCGACACCGCAAAGCTGCTTGCAAAATAAGAAAATCGCAACGCTACTTTGTCCCTGACAATTGGGTAGGGTTTAGGTGTGTGTGTGAGGTAAAACTGGTAGACAAAGCCAAACACAGCACGCGTGAAACAGAAGTGAAGTGA
- a CDS encoding regulatory protein RecX — translation MTRKEAFTKICNFCAYQERAQQEVRDKLYSFGLSQDDVENLICDLIEENFINEERFAKIFAGSKFRVKKWGRVKIKQALKLKQISDYCIRSGMKEIEEEDYQQTLEGILTKKYPGVTGANDYVRKQKLARYAIARGFEPVLVWSKIKEVL, via the coding sequence TTGACTAGAAAAGAAGCTTTTACGAAGATATGTAATTTTTGTGCTTACCAAGAACGCGCCCAGCAAGAGGTAAGGGATAAACTGTATAGTTTTGGGCTTAGCCAAGATGATGTGGAAAACCTGATTTGTGACTTGATAGAAGAAAACTTTATCAATGAAGAACGTTTCGCCAAAATATTTGCTGGTAGCAAGTTTCGAGTAAAGAAATGGGGCAGGGTGAAAATAAAACAAGCGCTTAAACTAAAGCAAATATCTGATTATTGCATTCGTAGTGGTATGAAGGAGATAGAAGAAGAAGACTACCAGCAAACCCTGGAAGGTATATTGACAAAAAAATACCCTGGGGTGACCGGAGCCAACGATTACGTTCGTAAGCAAAAATTAGCGCGCTATGCCATTGCCCGTGGTTTCGAACCAGTGCTGGTATGGAGCAAAATAAAGGAAGTACTTTAG
- a CDS encoding discoidin domain-containing protein → MTLRVLIVLCLFISPHLFSQKLPLINALALRNGAHVVTTNQSLGQANSPRVPAGTPEALIDEDLKNGWTSPLGAPRLKSFVFELSDAFLLKQIGFNNEQATPQQRNRSVKKIRIEFSNEAHNRGFHIEYTLILEANSPIRLMGIQNVKARWIRITILSNYGHPRFTRFNEIQAWGVHANTSPAVDLTGTWQTPKGPMSLLQKGRKVTGCYPQNKGSVVNGMIKGRQLSFDWSEAGTQKFGKATLVINQTQNRLYGIWSEGQLANPYGHWVFIKKSDTATNCSDRQREGQAQIKKE, encoded by the coding sequence ATGACGCTGCGTGTTTTAATTGTTTTATGCCTGTTCATTTCTCCTCATTTATTTTCTCAAAAACTCCCCCTTATCAACGCCTTGGCATTGCGTAATGGTGCCCATGTAGTCACTACCAATCAGTCTTTGGGACAGGCAAACTCCCCCAGGGTGCCCGCAGGTACTCCTGAAGCCCTCATTGATGAAGACCTCAAAAATGGTTGGACATCGCCCTTGGGTGCCCCTCGCCTGAAGAGTTTTGTGTTTGAACTATCAGATGCTTTTTTGCTTAAGCAAATAGGTTTTAACAATGAACAAGCTACTCCACAGCAACGCAATCGCAGTGTAAAAAAGATCCGCATTGAGTTTTCAAATGAAGCCCATAACCGAGGGTTTCATATAGAATATACCCTTATTCTGGAAGCCAACTCTCCCATACGACTCATGGGCATTCAAAACGTAAAGGCGCGCTGGATACGTATAACCATACTCTCAAACTATGGACACCCTCGCTTTACCCGTTTCAATGAGATACAAGCCTGGGGTGTACACGCCAACACTTCCCCGGCTGTAGACCTCACTGGCACCTGGCAAACCCCTAAAGGCCCTATGTCGCTTTTGCAAAAAGGTCGTAAAGTGACTGGGTGTTATCCCCAAAACAAAGGAAGTGTAGTCAATGGAATGATCAAAGGCAGGCAATTGAGTTTTGACTGGAGCGAGGCTGGCACCCAAAAATTTGGTAAAGCAACATTGGTGATCAATCAAACGCAAAACCGCTTATATGGTATTTGGAGCGAAGGGCAACTTGCCAACCCTTATGGGCATTGGGTTTTTATAAAAAAATCGGATACTGCTACCAATTGCTCTGATAGACAACGTGAAGGGCAGGCGCAGATAAAAAAAGAATAG
- a CDS encoding SPOR domain-containing protein produces the protein MKYQYRSLLLLMVMGYLASCTPKYIPRSKKDLKDNLSRSMVKFDYHKETFEGTSKPLQLLAFNDTTQLVSHDITSELEKLIDYGPEQKYTFYRKQKFSGYRIQIYRGRSRSEAYRVRRRSYQLFPHLKPYMEYKEPSYRIKVGDFVHAPEYTEVLDELKKEFPLATIVPAIVRVTIEYNVKYRSSPIRWD, from the coding sequence ATGAAGTACCAATATCGCAGCCTTTTATTATTGATGGTTATGGGGTACTTGGCAAGTTGTACACCCAAATATATCCCTCGTAGTAAAAAAGACTTAAAGGACAATTTGTCCCGAAGTATGGTTAAATTTGACTATCACAAGGAAACCTTTGAGGGAACAAGCAAACCGCTTCAATTACTTGCCTTTAACGACACCACTCAACTGGTAAGCCATGACATTACCAGTGAGCTAGAAAAATTGATTGATTATGGTCCGGAGCAAAAGTATACGTTTTACCGCAAGCAAAAATTCAGCGGTTACCGTATTCAAATCTACCGGGGACGCAGCAGATCGGAGGCTTACCGGGTACGTCGACGTTCTTATCAGCTTTTTCCGCATTTAAAGCCTTACATGGAGTATAAGGAGCCTTCTTACCGAATAAAAGTAGGAGACTTTGTACATGCTCCTGAATATACAGAGGTATTGGATGAGTTGAAAAAAGAATTTCCTTTGGCAACTATAGTACCTGCCATTGTAAGAGTAACCATTGAATATAACGTAAAATATCGTAGTAGCCCTATAAGATGGGACTAA
- a CDS encoding MarR family winged helix-turn-helix transcriptional regulator encodes MKLEKEIHQAKFKDPFQKLVVNLIYSGNWVNFNTNKLLKEHKLTPQQFNVLRILRGQHPKPVPIFTITERMLDKMSNASRLVEKLRQKGLVARSECGNDRRRVDVVITGEGIQKLEEMNKLVTTFNQNLSANLSEKEAITLNDLLDKMRGDDEEEG; translated from the coding sequence ATGAAACTAGAAAAAGAAATTCATCAGGCAAAGTTTAAAGATCCATTTCAAAAATTGGTAGTTAACCTTATTTATTCGGGCAACTGGGTAAACTTTAACACCAACAAACTACTGAAAGAGCACAAACTCACCCCACAGCAATTCAACGTATTGCGTATTCTCAGAGGACAACACCCCAAACCTGTACCCATATTTACTATTACTGAACGTATGCTCGACAAAATGTCGAACGCATCGCGTTTGGTAGAAAAACTCAGACAAAAAGGCTTGGTAGCAAGAAGCGAATGTGGCAATGATCGCCGCCGGGTAGATGTGGTGATTACCGGGGAAGGCATCCAAAAACTTGAAGAAATGAACAAGTTGGTGACTACCTTCAACCAAAACTTAAGTGCCAATCTAAGCGAAAAAGAAGCCATTACGCTCAACGATTTGCTGGACAAAATGCGGGGAGACGACGAAGAAGAGGGGTAG
- a CDS encoding YceI family protein: protein MANTGNWAIDPMHSEIQFKVKHLVISTVTGSFQKFDGKIVVNNEDFSDSQVSFSADIDSIVTNNKQRDEHLKSDDFFSAEKFPKLTFESTSFTKIDDENYRLTGNLTIRDVTKEVHLDVEYGGVAEDFYGNVKSGFTLLGKLSRKEFGLQWNGITEAGKVVVGDTIKLIASVQFAKVKQEVEA from the coding sequence ATGGCTAACACAGGAAACTGGGCAATAGACCCAATGCACTCAGAAATTCAATTTAAAGTAAAACACCTTGTCATCTCAACTGTTACAGGAAGTTTTCAGAAGTTTGACGGAAAAATTGTAGTAAATAACGAAGATTTTTCAGATAGCCAAGTCAGCTTTTCGGCAGATATAGACAGCATCGTTACCAATAATAAGCAACGTGATGAGCACTTGAAATCAGACGATTTTTTTAGTGCTGAAAAATTTCCAAAACTCACATTTGAAAGTACTTCATTTACTAAAATAGACGACGAAAATTATCGCCTCACTGGCAACCTTACCATTCGTGATGTAACCAAAGAGGTACACCTGGACGTGGAGTATGGCGGAGTGGCCGAAGATTTTTATGGCAATGTTAAATCAGGTTTTACCCTGTTAGGTAAACTTAGCCGCAAAGAATTTGGCCTACAATGGAACGGCATAACCGAAGCTGGCAAAGTAGTAGTAGGCGATACCATCAAACTAATAGCCAGTGTGCAGTTTGCCAAAGTAAAGCAAGAAGTGGAAGCTTAA